In one Chryseobacterium camelliae genomic region, the following are encoded:
- a CDS encoding M23 family metallopeptidase yields the protein MKRFLNSKKNVNFLLSGLLLVVFAQGIFIAKLFSEKDDKNYEVNLVKINTERDSVDYLKMKTDLALVDQTVSELNSFLQSKDISNGKLVVLSKDSISNSVYLAKQANRYSQYLMDLQKKLMQVPLGMPTDGYISSNFGIRKNPIPFKKVYASVKANITTPVAVSSAASEVKAEPVEKIIEITDKYGNKREVKVMVTPKAVPAVAATSTSAKSSVAATSKTSTEKNNPPAEADQMQFHKGLDIAVAFGSDVKAAAAGTVIFSGQKGGYGNCVIVSHGNGLATLYGHLSQLVAKTNDKVKVGQVIAKSGNSGRSTGPHLHYEVHKNNTPVNPKLFMNL from the coding sequence ATGAAGAGATTTCTAAACAGCAAAAAGAACGTAAATTTCCTTTTAAGTGGGCTTTTATTAGTAGTTTTTGCACAAGGTATATTCATTGCCAAATTATTTTCTGAAAAAGACGATAAAAACTATGAAGTAAACCTTGTAAAAATAAACACTGAGAGAGACAGTGTAGATTATTTGAAAATGAAAACTGATCTTGCATTAGTAGATCAAACCGTAAGCGAATTAAATTCCTTCTTACAATCAAAAGATATTTCGAATGGAAAATTGGTAGTATTGAGCAAAGACAGTATTTCCAACTCTGTTTACCTTGCCAAGCAAGCCAACCGATACAGCCAGTATCTGATGGATCTTCAGAAAAAACTGATGCAGGTTCCTCTGGGAATGCCAACAGATGGATACATCTCATCAAATTTTGGAATCAGGAAAAACCCTATTCCTTTTAAAAAAGTTTATGCATCTGTAAAAGCTAACATTACTACTCCTGTCGCCGTTTCTTCAGCTGCTTCTGAAGTGAAAGCAGAACCTGTAGAAAAAATCATTGAAATAACTGACAAATACGGAAATAAAAGAGAAGTAAAAGTAATGGTAACTCCAAAAGCAGTTCCTGCCGTTGCTGCGACTTCAACTTCCGCAAAATCTTCTGTTGCTGCAACATCCAAAACCAGTACTGAAAAAAACAATCCACCTGCTGAAGCAGATCAGATGCAGTTCCATAAAGGATTGGACATTGCCGTTGCATTTGGGTCTGATGTAAAGGCTGCTGCTGCGGGAACTGTAATATTTTCCGGACAGAAAGGAGGCTATGGAAATTGTGTAATCGTTTCCCACGGAAATGGTTTAGCAACCCTTTATGGGCATTTATCTCAGCTTGTTGCCAAAACAAATGATAAAGTAAAAGTAGGACAAGTGATTGCAAAATCCGGAAATTCCGGACGTTCTACAGGACCACATCTTCATTATGAAGTACACAAAAACAATACTCCGGTAAATCCGAAATTATTTATGAATTTATAA
- a CDS encoding T9SS type A sorting domain-containing protein, giving the protein MKKLLISLGVLASLQFINAQNITSKKWADVFSYNNVLAMKEENGKIVAATENGIFFYTISTGEITKLSKANGLHEVKISAFDYNPQTKIGLIGYQNGSLDVITPEGITYVVDIPIATGYNGSKKINHISITGDQAVVSVGYGVSIFNLKKKEFGDSAFFVSGGVYQASNEATILNNKVYSVTNSGLKTHDLNTTFPVFTTWTTESPGTYTNVDSESTVAFSSSTNVQVLINGTFTTLPQTFTNVQDVVVNGDNILVADLNNVYSYSLTGILTGNVSIGEECNTAARINSKIYAGTKLSGIKNEDRNTFKPDGPYFNYSYKLRLFNENQILVSSGSRIDGFNGPVDNPRNPGFYYFDGMQWIYPSYFKSGTVKFNVLDAIFDQTNNTDLFFTNYNVNAGHGIYKLKYNSSSKDFDFTKYYDLDEPTIWNRRPVGFAYDDMNNLFATLGFSGATGTNAAFSYYDKATDQFLVKVFNLTSNGIQHPLFYQGLFWIPMPRSNDFIVYDYKKTPDLADDTLYILNASNNLPANTISAAFDKSGDAWIGTDLGIRILPNAAAEAKNDPQTEAIVIEQGGLAEELFKDSQILQIEVDGGNQKWVSVEGGGVYYLSANGEQTLKHFTKENSPLPTNSVTDIKIDKKTGKVYFATYDGIVTYQGDVGDVTSNFGNVLVYPNPVVYSNFKGKVTIKGLAEKTNIRITDAAGNIVHSAVARAGYYEWDLNNQRGIRVASGIYFVLMTNEDGSDKATAKIAVVN; this is encoded by the coding sequence ATGAAAAAACTTTTAATTTCTCTTGGTGTTTTAGCTTCTCTGCAGTTTATCAATGCACAGAACATTACTTCTAAAAAATGGGCAGACGTATTCTCATACAATAACGTACTGGCAATGAAAGAGGAGAATGGAAAAATAGTAGCTGCAACTGAAAACGGTATTTTCTTTTATACCATTTCGACAGGGGAAATTACTAAGCTGTCTAAAGCTAATGGTCTTCATGAAGTTAAAATTTCGGCATTTGATTACAATCCTCAGACTAAGATAGGATTAATAGGTTATCAAAACGGTTCATTAGATGTTATTACTCCGGAGGGTATTACCTATGTTGTAGATATTCCTATTGCGACTGGCTATAACGGAAGCAAGAAAATCAATCACATTTCTATCACAGGAGATCAAGCGGTCGTTTCTGTCGGCTATGGAGTTTCTATTTTTAATCTTAAAAAGAAAGAGTTCGGAGATTCTGCATTTTTTGTTTCGGGAGGTGTTTATCAGGCCAGTAATGAAGCTACCATTTTAAATAATAAGGTATATTCCGTAACTAATTCCGGACTTAAAACTCATGATTTAAATACCACGTTCCCTGTTTTTACAACCTGGACAACGGAAAGTCCCGGAACATACACCAATGTAGATTCTGAATCTACTGTTGCGTTTTCTTCATCTACTAATGTACAAGTACTGATTAACGGTACATTTACCACACTTCCTCAAACATTCACCAATGTACAGGATGTTGTCGTAAACGGAGATAATATATTGGTGGCAGACCTTAACAACGTTTACAGCTATAGTCTTACTGGGATCTTAACAGGAAATGTTTCCATAGGGGAAGAATGTAATACTGCAGCCCGCATCAATTCCAAAATCTATGCAGGTACCAAACTTTCCGGGATAAAGAATGAAGACCGTAATACGTTCAAACCAGACGGGCCTTATTTTAATTATTCCTATAAATTAAGGCTGTTTAATGAAAATCAGATATTGGTTTCAAGCGGTTCGAGAATAGATGGCTTTAACGGGCCTGTAGATAATCCAAGAAATCCGGGGTTCTATTATTTTGATGGAATGCAATGGATTTATCCTTCTTATTTTAAATCAGGAACGGTAAAGTTTAATGTGCTAGATGCCATTTTTGATCAGACTAACAATACTGATTTATTTTTCACAAATTACAACGTAAATGCCGGACACGGAATTTATAAACTGAAATACAATTCCTCTTCAAAAGATTTTGATTTTACAAAATATTATGATCTTGATGAACCGACCATATGGAACAGAAGACCTGTCGGCTTTGCTTATGATGATATGAATAATCTCTTTGCTACGCTAGGTTTCTCTGGAGCTACGGGAACAAATGCTGCATTTTCGTATTATGATAAAGCTACGGATCAGTTTCTTGTAAAAGTCTTTAATCTAACAAGCAACGGGATACAACATCCTTTATTTTATCAGGGGCTTTTTTGGATTCCAATGCCCAGATCAAATGATTTTATTGTTTACGATTATAAAAAAACACCGGATCTTGCAGATGATACTTTATATATTTTAAATGCATCCAATAATCTTCCTGCCAATACAATATCTGCGGCTTTTGATAAGTCCGGAGATGCTTGGATCGGAACTGACCTTGGAATAAGAATTCTTCCTAATGCAGCTGCAGAAGCAAAAAATGATCCTCAAACGGAAGCTATTGTTATCGAACAGGGAGGTCTGGCTGAAGAACTTTTTAAAGATTCCCAGATTCTGCAAATTGAGGTAGATGGAGGAAATCAAAAATGGGTTTCTGTAGAGGGTGGTGGTGTCTATTATCTTTCAGCAAACGGAGAACAGACCCTTAAACATTTTACTAAAGAAAACTCTCCGCTTCCTACCAATAGCGTAACCGATATAAAAATTGATAAAAAAACAGGAAAAGTTTACTTTGCAACCTATGACGGGATCGTAACCTACCAAGGAGATGTAGGAGATGTTACGTCTAATTTCGGCAATGTATTAGTATACCCGAATCCTGTTGTCTATTCAAATTTCAAAGGAAAAGTTACTATTAAAGGATTAGCCGAAAAAACAAATATCAGAATTACCGATGCTGCAGGAAACATTGTTCATTCGGCAGTAGCAAGAGCAGGATATTACGAATGGGACCTTAATAACCAACGCGGAATAAGAGTAGCTTCCGGAATATATTTTGTGCTCATGACCAATGAAGACGGCTCAGATAAAGCTACCGCAAAAATAGCTGTGGTTAATTAA
- the recO gene encoding DNA repair protein RecO yields MNAQTGFLLSYVKYDENDAIIHTFTENDGFQSYFLKGIYSKKNKKKAFLLPLNKLNFVINIAKGNSIASVSKFELVEFYDFYADINANTVVFFISDFLNQILRIENKNTLIFLGIDEFLHELNRKNYQSHLIFLIKILKIQGVAPLINEGKFLDPETGIFTVGMTHHFFDEQNSQLWKDVLSSETPYEIKIPSKLRRNILDSILIYYHYHFADFRTPTSLEVIQQIFE; encoded by the coding sequence ATGAATGCACAAACAGGCTTTTTACTTTCTTATGTAAAATACGATGAAAATGATGCGATTATTCATACGTTTACAGAAAATGACGGCTTTCAAAGTTATTTTTTAAAAGGTATTTACAGTAAAAAGAACAAAAAAAAAGCTTTTCTTCTCCCTTTAAACAAACTTAATTTTGTAATTAATATTGCGAAGGGAAATAGTATTGCTTCTGTTTCGAAATTCGAATTGGTTGAATTTTATGATTTCTATGCAGACATTAATGCCAATACCGTTGTATTCTTTATTTCGGATTTCTTAAATCAAATTTTAAGAATTGAAAATAAAAATACTTTAATATTTCTGGGAATTGATGAATTTCTTCACGAGCTCAACCGTAAAAACTACCAGTCTCACCTTATTTTTTTAATTAAAATCTTGAAAATACAGGGAGTTGCTCCTCTCATTAATGAAGGCAAGTTTCTTGATCCCGAAACCGGCATTTTTACCGTTGGCATGACTCATCATTTTTTTGATGAACAGAATTCACAGCTATGGAAAGACGTTCTTTCTTCAGAAACTCCTTACGAAATAAAGATTCCGTCAAAGCTCAGAAGAAATATATTAGACAGCATTTTGATCTATTATCATTACCATTTTGCAGATTTCAGAACTCCTACCTCTTTAGAAGTCATTCAGCAGATTTTTGAGTAA
- the mqo gene encoding malate dehydrogenase (quinone) — MSQSLISRTPKPKYDVVLIGGGIMSATLATLLHEFDPNLEIAIFERLGRFAKESTAAWNNAGTGHSAFCELNYTPEKEDGSIDISKAESIAEQFEISKQFWSYLVSKGYIHDPKDFINSCAHMSLVFGEKDVEFLRKRHEKLSGSVLFQGMEFSDDHEKLREWIPLVMSKRNETEVLAATKMKLGTDVNFGTLTRKMGRHLLEDSNVEVFLYHEVKDIDPRDDGKWEMKVKDRIHSHKQEVVADFVFIGAGGYALPLLDSSDIKESEGYGGFPVSGQWLVSHNQELVKKHQAKVYTQATVDAPPMSVPHLDLRIIDGEKALLFGPFAGFSTKFLKEGSYLDLPESVNTKNLKSLFGAWWHNIPLTKYLIQQVAMTKAQRMQHLREFIKDATEEDWELKVAGQRVQIIKKDEKEGGKLEFGTEVVTNKAGTIASLLGASPGASTAVYAMLNVLEKCFPEKLHNEWKDKLLEMIPSYGQKLAEHPELTEKVRSYSKEKLELEY; from the coding sequence ATGTCACAATCGCTTATTAGCAGAACACCGAAACCCAAATATGACGTTGTCCTGATAGGTGGCGGAATTATGAGTGCCACTTTAGCAACACTGCTTCATGAATTTGATCCCAATCTTGAAATTGCAATTTTTGAAAGATTAGGCAGGTTTGCAAAAGAAAGTACCGCAGCATGGAACAATGCAGGAACAGGGCATTCTGCTTTTTGTGAACTTAATTATACTCCTGAAAAAGAAGATGGATCTATAGATATTTCAAAAGCTGAAAGTATTGCAGAACAGTTTGAAATTTCAAAACAGTTCTGGTCTTATTTAGTCAGCAAAGGCTATATTCATGACCCGAAAGATTTTATCAATTCCTGTGCCCATATGAGTCTGGTATTTGGTGAAAAAGATGTGGAATTTCTTAGAAAACGCCATGAAAAACTATCTGGATCGGTTCTATTTCAGGGGATGGAATTTTCAGATGATCATGAAAAATTAAGAGAATGGATTCCTTTGGTCATGAGTAAAAGAAACGAGACCGAAGTATTGGCAGCTACCAAAATGAAGTTAGGGACAGATGTTAACTTCGGAACGTTAACAAGAAAAATGGGACGACATTTACTGGAAGATTCCAATGTTGAAGTTTTCTTATATCATGAAGTAAAAGATATTGATCCTAGAGATGACGGAAAATGGGAAATGAAGGTGAAAGACAGAATTCATAGCCATAAACAGGAAGTTGTTGCGGATTTTGTATTTATCGGAGCCGGTGGATATGCGTTGCCGCTACTGGATAGCTCAGATATCAAAGAAAGTGAAGGATATGGCGGCTTCCCGGTTTCAGGGCAGTGGCTGGTGTCTCACAATCAGGAGCTGGTAAAAAAACATCAAGCAAAAGTGTACACTCAGGCAACGGTAGATGCACCACCAATGTCTGTCCCTCACCTGGACTTGAGAATTATAGACGGAGAAAAAGCACTTCTTTTTGGTCCTTTTGCTGGGTTTTCTACAAAATTTCTGAAAGAAGGAAGCTATCTTGATTTACCGGAAAGTGTGAACACTAAAAATTTAAAATCTCTGTTCGGGGCATGGTGGCATAATATTCCTTTGACGAAATACCTGATTCAGCAGGTTGCCATGACCAAAGCGCAGAGAATGCAGCATCTGAGAGAATTTATAAAAGATGCCACAGAAGAAGATTGGGAATTGAAAGTAGCCGGCCAAAGAGTACAGATCATTAAAAAAGATGAAAAAGAAGGCGGAAAATTAGAGTTCGGAACCGAGGTGGTAACCAATAAAGCAGGAACTATCGCCTCATTATTAGGAGCTTCACCGGGAGCTTCTACTGCAGTATATGCAATGTTGAATGTTCTTGAGAAATGCTTTCCGGAAAAGCTGCATAATGAATGGAAGGATAAATTGTTAGAAATGATTCCTTCGTATGGACAAAAGCTGGCTGAACATCCTGAGCTTACAGAAAAAGTAAGAAGCTATTCTAAAGAAAAACTTGAATTAGAATATTAA
- a CDS encoding antirestriction protein ArdA, which translates to MANLTNCLDTFSIYVGTYKKYNEGSIYGKWIKLSDYSSYDELLEAMQELHKDEDEPEFMFQDYECSEFFIKQKLISECHLSVNIYDIAEEINNSDYDFEVIEAYAECMSYYHEDVSDLLESLSDSYYGEYSSDEDFAQTTLEQGGSIPENLPSYIYIDWEATARQLMYDYMSSNGYYFRN; encoded by the coding sequence ATGGCAAATTTAACAAATTGTCTTGATACTTTTAGTATCTATGTCGGAACGTACAAAAAGTATAATGAAGGGAGTATCTACGGGAAATGGATAAAGCTTTCAGATTATTCGAGTTATGACGAGCTTTTAGAAGCTATGCAGGAACTCCACAAAGATGAAGACGAACCAGAATTTATGTTCCAGGACTATGAGTGTTCGGAGTTCTTTATCAAACAAAAGCTAATCAGCGAATGTCATCTTTCAGTAAACATTTATGACATAGCCGAAGAGATTAATAATTCAGATTATGATTTTGAGGTTATAGAAGCCTATGCAGAGTGCATGAGTTATTATCATGAGGACGTAAGCGACTTATTAGAGAGCCTTTCAGATTCTTATTATGGCGAGTACAGTTCGGACGAAGATTTTGCGCAGACTACTTTAGAACAGGGCGGTTCAATTCCTGAAAACCTGCCATCTTACATTTATATTGATTGGGAAGCAACCGCCAGACAGTTGATGTATGACTATATGAGTTCTAACGGGTATTACTTCCGAAACTAA
- a CDS encoding NAD(P)H-dependent glycerol-3-phosphate dehydrogenase, producing MSEASNPKKNKKDISVGVVGSGSFATAIVKMLVENCKVVHWCVRSEFVKGAIELRGHNPTYLTAVNFNLKNLKLTTDINELVSACDVVVLATPSIYLSDMMDKMTCEYTDKIFVSAIKGIIPKVNDVVAHYLRDEFKIGFRNQAVIAGPCHAEEVAMERLSYLTIATVEDEISEKLVSIFNSDFIKVHSSKDILGNEYSAILKNIFAIGAGIASGLGYGDNFTAVFVSNAIREMETFLEAIYEAPRDVNESAYLGDLLVTAYSLFSRNRNLGNLIGKGYTVKSAIQSMNMVAEGYYAADSIYKTSKEKGLKLPIVDTVYGILYEGKNAEKQFKKLTAKLN from the coding sequence ATGTCGGAAGCTTCAAATCCTAAAAAGAATAAAAAAGATATTTCTGTAGGCGTTGTGGGAAGTGGAAGTTTTGCAACGGCAATTGTAAAAATGCTTGTGGAAAACTGCAAAGTAGTACATTGGTGTGTAAGAAGTGAGTTCGTAAAAGGAGCCATTGAACTTCGTGGGCACAACCCGACTTACCTTACAGCAGTAAATTTTAACCTTAAAAATTTAAAACTTACAACGGATATTAATGAATTGGTGTCTGCTTGTGATGTAGTGGTATTAGCAACACCGTCAATTTATCTTTCGGATATGATGGATAAAATGACATGCGAATACACAGATAAAATCTTCGTTTCGGCGATTAAAGGGATTATTCCTAAAGTAAATGATGTCGTTGCTCATTATCTTAGAGATGAATTTAAGATCGGCTTCCGAAACCAGGCCGTTATTGCAGGACCTTGTCATGCGGAAGAAGTTGCGATGGAAAGGCTTTCCTATCTTACGATTGCTACCGTGGAAGATGAAATTTCAGAAAAGCTGGTAAGTATTTTTAACTCAGATTTTATTAAAGTTCATTCAAGTAAAGATATTTTAGGAAACGAATACAGTGCAATCCTTAAAAATATTTTTGCAATCGGAGCCGGAATTGCGAGCGGATTAGGATATGGAGATAACTTTACGGCGGTTTTTGTTTCCAATGCCATCCGTGAAATGGAAACGTTCCTTGAAGCAATCTATGAAGCACCGAGAGATGTCAATGAAAGTGCTTACTTAGGCGATTTATTGGTAACTGCATACTCATTATTCTCAAGAAACAGAAATTTAGGAAACCTTATCGGAAAAGGATATACGGTGAAATCAGCCATCCAATCAATGAATATGGTGGCAGAAGGATATTATGCCGCAGATTCTATTTATAAAACTTCAAAGGAGAAAGGGCTGAAACTACCGATTGTTGATACGGTATACGGAATCTTATATGAAGGAAAAAATGCAGAAAAACAATTCAAGAAGCTTACCGCAAAACTGAATTAA
- a CDS encoding T9SS type A sorting domain-containing protein: MKKLYMGAYFLCTVLSVSAQEVLWQKDIKSSTQDFLSQVTPTVDLQYLITGSSIQSQKLSTENKQNNGYDFHLVKLNQQGEEVWEKYFSGKNHDYLSASLSTQDGGFLLAGTSYSGKGLDKKDDSKGGSDLWLIRINEFGDELWQKTIGTASDEEARAVIQTTDLGFFVAGNVQNSSKGYGSKDVLIVKLDKNGKELSQLILGGKGLDEVEKMIPTRDGGVLLGMYSRSNQGGSKKTENYGEGDYWIIKLNKDGKVEWEKNFGGTGDDHLRTMAMTTSGFIIGGESRSSRSGNKSVGIEEGTDLWLISLNERGEEIWQKSYNFKNRDVLMGMHVILGHNEREKNKDLTKGILLGGYTQAEGRIEADDETFWMLYVDENGNEQWRKHVKGESRKREERLSDIRLNRDGSIILAGTSAEELGKENWKIVKLGDQQVDQLIEKQDIKIYPNPVSDYAYVEIGFDFKEADIMLYDMAGRQLQTLKTKNKVTKINTQSLIQGAYLITIKTDTNKTANAKLIKK; encoded by the coding sequence ATGAAAAAACTCTACATGGGTGCATACTTCTTATGCACGGTTCTGAGCGTATCGGCTCAGGAAGTATTGTGGCAGAAAGACATTAAATCCTCTACTCAGGATTTTCTAAGCCAAGTGACTCCGACGGTAGATCTTCAGTATTTGATTACGGGAAGCTCTATTCAGTCACAGAAACTTTCTACAGAAAACAAGCAGAACAACGGTTACGATTTCCATTTGGTGAAACTAAACCAACAGGGAGAAGAAGTCTGGGAAAAATATTTCTCAGGGAAAAACCATGATTATTTGTCTGCTTCATTATCCACTCAGGATGGAGGGTTTCTGTTGGCAGGAACTTCTTATTCAGGAAAAGGTTTGGATAAGAAAGACGATTCCAAAGGAGGTTCGGATCTATGGCTGATCCGAATCAATGAATTCGGAGATGAGCTATGGCAGAAAACCATAGGAACCGCATCTGATGAAGAAGCCAGAGCAGTGATCCAGACGACCGACTTAGGATTCTTTGTCGCAGGAAACGTTCAAAACTCTTCAAAAGGCTATGGTTCCAAAGATGTTCTTATCGTCAAACTCGATAAAAACGGAAAAGAACTTTCTCAACTCATTCTGGGCGGAAAAGGTTTAGATGAAGTAGAGAAAATGATTCCAACCAGAGACGGAGGCGTTTTACTAGGTATGTATTCTAGAAGCAATCAAGGTGGTTCAAAGAAAACTGAAAACTACGGTGAAGGCGACTACTGGATCATCAAGCTGAATAAAGACGGCAAAGTAGAATGGGAAAAGAACTTTGGAGGAACAGGAGATGATCATCTAAGAACAATGGCAATGACCACTTCAGGATTTATCATAGGAGGAGAAAGTCGTTCTTCAAGATCAGGCAACAAAAGCGTAGGCATAGAAGAAGGAACTGATCTTTGGTTGATCTCCTTAAACGAAAGAGGAGAAGAAATCTGGCAGAAATCCTACAACTTTAAAAACAGGGATGTTCTAATGGGAATGCATGTGATCTTAGGTCATAATGAAAGAGAAAAGAATAAAGACTTAACCAAAGGAATTTTACTGGGAGGCTATACTCAGGCAGAAGGAAGAATAGAAGCTGATGATGAAACGTTCTGGATGCTGTATGTGGATGAGAACGGCAATGAACAATGGAGAAAACATGTAAAAGGGGAATCGAGAAAAAGAGAGGAAAGACTCTCTGATATCAGACTGAACAGAGACGGATCAATTATCCTGGCAGGAACCAGTGCAGAGGAATTGGGGAAAGAGAATTGGAAGATCGTAAAACTGGGAGATCAACAGGTAGATCAACTCATCGAAAAGCAGGATATCAAGATCTATCCGAATCCGGTATCGGATTATGCGTATGTAGAGATCGGGTTTGATTTCAAGGAAGCGGATATTATGCTGTATGATATGGCGGGAAGACAATTGCAAACATTGAAAACCAAGAACAAGGTAACGAAGATTAACACCCAGTCTTTGATACAGGGAGCTTACCTGATTACCATAAAAACGGATACGAACAAAACCGCGAATGCTAAATTGATTAAGAAATAA
- a CDS encoding GNAT family N-acetyltransferase, translated as MVHLKFFISEDLAGLNYVLDEVQSLYTSTAEQALERIKERNDDLAFPVSIFNDDILVGFLVLDFGADKFDITDNPNSVLLRSLSINPEFQGKGIGKAAMLLTDNFVKEHFNTCDEIVLAVNQNNSAAYEIYLKTGYSYDGKIREGRSGPQYLMSKKL; from the coding sequence ATGGTTCATTTAAAATTTTTTATTTCCGAAGATCTGGCCGGGCTCAACTATGTTCTGGATGAGGTACAAAGTCTTTATACTTCTACAGCAGAGCAGGCATTGGAAAGGATTAAAGAAAGAAATGATGATCTGGCATTTCCGGTTTCCATTTTTAATGATGATATTTTGGTTGGCTTTTTAGTCCTGGATTTTGGTGCGGATAAATTTGATATTACAGATAATCCAAATTCCGTTTTATTACGATCATTATCGATTAATCCTGAATTCCAGGGAAAAGGAATTGGAAAGGCTGCGATGTTACTCACGGATAATTTTGTAAAAGAGCATTTTAATACTTGTGATGAGATCGTTCTTGCGGTTAATCAAAATAATAGCGCAGCGTATGAAATCTATCTGAAAACCGGGTATTCTTATGATGGTAAAATCAGAGAGGGGAGAAGCGGACCCCAGTATTTGATGTCAAAAAAATTGTAA
- a CDS encoding DUF1684 domain-containing protein, with translation MKSYIVFLLLMIPFFSFSQKNTADKANVKEKAKELKEIRKFQKNLNDEYLNPKETPLRGENFTHFKKHPFFPIDLKYRIQAKFVKTENPVPFDLPTSSGKTKSYQEFGKAIFELDGTSYTLMIYQSLDLMKMEKYKDHLFLPFRDATNSKETYGGGKYLDLKIPEDNSIILDFNQSYHPYCAYNAYDYNCPIVPEENKLPVEIRAGVMYEDVYHH, from the coding sequence ATGAAATCATACATTGTATTTTTACTTCTGATGATCCCCTTTTTCAGTTTCTCTCAAAAGAATACTGCGGATAAAGCAAATGTAAAAGAGAAAGCAAAGGAATTGAAAGAAATCAGGAAATTTCAAAAGAATTTGAACGATGAATATCTAAATCCTAAAGAAACTCCTTTAAGAGGAGAGAATTTTACTCACTTTAAGAAGCATCCTTTCTTTCCGATAGATTTGAAGTACAGAATACAAGCGAAATTCGTTAAAACTGAAAATCCGGTGCCATTTGATCTGCCTACTTCTTCAGGGAAAACAAAATCTTACCAGGAATTTGGAAAGGCAATATTTGAACTTGACGGAACATCTTATACTCTTATGATATATCAAAGTTTGGATCTTATGAAAATGGAAAAATATAAAGATCATCTTTTTCTTCCTTTTCGGGATGCAACAAACAGCAAAGAAACTTATGGTGGAGGAAAATACCTGGATTTGAAGATTCCTGAAGATAATTCGATTATTCTGGATTTTAACCAGTCTTATCATCCTTATTGTGCTTACAACGCCTATGATTACAATTGTCCGATTGTTCCTGAGGAAAATAAATTACCTGTTGAAATCAGGGCGGGAGTAATGTACGAAGATGTTTATCACCACTAA
- a CDS encoding recombinase family protein: protein MKARYIRVSTGAQNTARQEEKQAKGEKVFIDIVSGSTPFKDREQGKELIKAIENNEINYVSVSSIDRLGRNLYDILTTLEFFKEKGVILKVDNLGIESLIKGKENQAFKLIISVMANIAEMERETILERQREGIALAKAKGIYKGREKGSAESIEDFLFKYKEVIKNLKKGNSIRDTAKICSVSIGTVQKVKNNI from the coding sequence ATGAAAGCAAGATATATAAGAGTGTCAACCGGAGCGCAGAACACCGCAAGACAAGAAGAAAAACAAGCAAAGGGTGAAAAGGTTTTTATTGATATTGTCAGCGGTTCTACTCCCTTTAAGGACAGAGAACAGGGAAAGGAACTTATAAAAGCAATTGAAAATAACGAGATTAATTACGTTTCGGTAAGTTCAATTGACAGGCTCGGAAGAAACCTGTATGATATTCTTACGACTTTGGAATTTTTCAAAGAAAAAGGCGTTATTCTCAAAGTGGATAATCTCGGAATAGAAAGTTTAATCAAGGGAAAGGAGAATCAAGCATTTAAACTGATTATTTCTGTTATGGCTAACATAGCCGAAATGGAAAGGGAAACCATTTTAGAGCGTCAACGTGAGGGAATTGCACTCGCAAAGGCAAAAGGAATCTACAAAGGACGTGAGAAAGGTTCTGCTGAGAGTATTGAAGATTTTCTTTTCAAGTATAAAGAGGTGATTAAGAATTTAAAGAAAGGAAATTCTATCAGGGACACTGCTAAAATCTGTTCGGTTAGTATCGGAACTGTTCAGAAAGTGAAAAATAATATCTGA